A DNA window from Rhizobium acidisoli contains the following coding sequences:
- a CDS encoding protein-L-isoaspartate O-methyltransferase family protein, producing the protein MPTATFTADELAVVRRAYAHQVAATAGTAIPRIEAAFAVVPREKFLGTPPWQVANLGGGYRPLLSSDLVLAYQDALFALQPDKGVNNGSPSLHARLLDELDVQIGDRIAHIGAGTGYYSAILAELVGAAGHVYAVEMDPDLAGHAQTALADRANVSVIAADGNQWPQQEVDAIYVNFAVGRPAAPWIERLRTGGRLVLPLGVPRQGRPSSGGRHASHGAALRIERGASGFAARWISAAYFVCADGGLTIDENEIEALTAAFKRGGIEFIKSLLWKTDPRIGRCWYIGDHWALCYDDP; encoded by the coding sequence ATGCCGACTGCGACGTTCACGGCCGACGAACTTGCGGTGGTCCGCCGCGCCTACGCCCATCAGGTGGCGGCAACCGCCGGAACGGCGATCCCGCGGATCGAGGCCGCCTTTGCCGTCGTGCCGCGCGAAAAATTCCTTGGTACGCCGCCATGGCAGGTCGCCAATCTGGGTGGCGGATATCGCCCGTTGCTTTCCTCCGATCTGGTCCTGGCCTATCAGGATGCGTTGTTCGCCTTGCAACCCGACAAGGGCGTCAACAATGGCAGCCCTTCGCTGCATGCGCGGCTGCTGGATGAGCTGGACGTCCAAATCGGCGATCGCATCGCCCATATCGGGGCCGGCACCGGCTATTATAGCGCCATTCTCGCGGAGTTGGTGGGTGCTGCGGGTCATGTCTATGCCGTCGAGATGGATCCCGATCTAGCGGGTCACGCTCAAACAGCGCTTGCTGATCGGGCCAACGTCAGCGTCATCGCCGCCGACGGCAATCAATGGCCGCAGCAAGAGGTGGATGCGATCTATGTGAACTTCGCCGTCGGGCGTCCGGCGGCGCCCTGGATCGAAAGGCTGCGAACCGGAGGGCGCCTGGTGTTGCCGCTTGGTGTACCGCGCCAGGGCCGGCCGTCGAGTGGCGGCCGTCATGCATCCCATGGCGCAGCACTTCGGATTGAGCGCGGCGCCAGTGGATTTGCGGCGCGCTGGATCAGTGCAGCCTATTTCGTCTGCGCCGATGGTGGATTGACGATCGACGAGAATGAGATCGAGGCGCTGACGGCTGCCTTCAAGCGCGGCGGCATCGAGTTCATCAAGAGCCTGCTCTGGAAGACCGACCCGCGGATAGGGCGCTGCTGGTATATCGGTGATCATTGG
- a CDS encoding GNAT family N-acetyltransferase: MHIRKAVASDAEELSALLNEIIRAGGTTALETPLSAAEFADWFIDGEFPLACHVAEHNQALVGFQSLSLYGDPPKGVADIATFARMNPKTAGVGRALFPATRAAAEEFGLDFINATIRADNVSGLGYYAKMGFETYDRVVQVPLQDGTPVDRIKKRFSVNAMGGTTPRA, from the coding sequence ATGCACATCCGAAAGGCCGTCGCTTCCGACGCCGAGGAACTGAGCGCTCTGCTGAACGAGATCATCCGGGCCGGCGGAACGACAGCGCTCGAGACGCCGCTTTCGGCTGCCGAATTCGCCGACTGGTTCATCGATGGCGAATTTCCGCTGGCCTGCCATGTGGCCGAGCACAATCAGGCGCTGGTCGGCTTTCAATCGTTGAGCTTATACGGCGATCCGCCGAAAGGCGTCGCCGACATCGCGACCTTTGCTCGCATGAACCCAAAGACCGCGGGCGTCGGCCGCGCGCTTTTTCCGGCGACCCGCGCGGCGGCGGAAGAATTCGGGCTCGACTTCATCAATGCGACCATCCGCGCCGACAATGTCAGCGGACTTGGCTACTACGCGAAGATGGGCTTTGAGACCTATGACAGGGTGGTCCAAGTTCCGCTTCAGGACGGGACGCCCGTCGACAGGATCAAGAAGCGTTTCAGCGTAAACGCCATGGGTGGCACGACGCCGCGCGCCTGA
- a CDS encoding ABC transporter ATP-binding protein, translated as MSGLSIRNVKKSFGTVDIIHGVDVEIADGEFTILVGPSGCGKSTLLRMIAGLEDITGGQISIDGRVVNNLQPKDRDIAMVFQNYALYPQMTVSQNMGFALELAGAKRPEIEKKVGEAAAILGLQPLLRRKPAQLSGGQRQRVAMGRAIVRDPKVFLFDEPLSNLDAKLRVKMRAEIKALHQRLKTTIVYVTHDQIEAMTMADKIVVLHGGRVEQIGSPLELYDRPRNIFVAGFLGSPAMNFLEGTIDQAGKPALALSSGSRVALSRAPANSANRPLTLGIRPEDIAFGGENGVDAVVKVVEPTGSETHVAVEVDGRELTWVVRERVELVPEQPVKLSFETSKVHFFDRQTQQRLNA; from the coding sequence ATGTCTGGCTTGAGCATCAGAAACGTCAAGAAATCCTTCGGCACGGTCGACATCATTCATGGCGTCGACGTCGAGATCGCCGATGGCGAATTCACCATTCTGGTCGGCCCCTCCGGCTGCGGCAAGTCAACCTTGCTGCGCATGATCGCCGGGCTGGAGGATATCACCGGCGGCCAGATCAGCATCGACGGCCGGGTGGTGAACAATCTGCAGCCGAAGGATCGCGATATCGCGATGGTCTTCCAGAACTACGCGCTGTATCCGCAGATGACCGTCTCCCAGAACATGGGCTTTGCGCTGGAACTTGCCGGCGCCAAGCGGCCGGAGATCGAAAAGAAAGTCGGCGAGGCTGCCGCCATTCTCGGCCTGCAGCCGCTTCTCCGCCGCAAGCCGGCCCAGCTTTCCGGCGGGCAGCGCCAGCGCGTCGCCATGGGCCGTGCCATCGTTCGCGATCCCAAAGTCTTCCTCTTCGACGAGCCGCTTTCCAATCTCGATGCGAAACTGCGGGTGAAGATGCGGGCGGAGATCAAGGCCCTGCATCAGCGGCTGAAGACCACCATCGTCTACGTCACCCATGACCAGATCGAAGCCATGACCATGGCCGACAAGATCGTCGTGCTGCATGGCGGCCGTGTCGAGCAGATCGGCAGTCCGCTCGAACTCTACGACAGGCCGCGCAACATTTTCGTCGCCGGTTTCCTCGGCTCCCCCGCCATGAACTTTCTCGAGGGGACGATCGACCAGGCGGGAAAGCCGGCATTGGCGCTCTCCAGCGGGTCGCGCGTGGCGCTCTCGCGGGCGCCGGCCAATTCCGCCAACCGGCCGCTGACGCTCGGCATCCGCCCCGAAGACATCGCCTTCGGCGGCGAGAACGGGGTCGATGCCGTAGTCAAGGTGGTCGAGCCGACGGGATCGGAAACCCATGTCGCCGTGGAGGTGGATGGACGGGAGCTGACATGGGTGGTGCGCGAACGTGTCGAACTCGTTCCGGAACAGCCGGTGAAACTTTCCTTCGAGACCTCCAAGGTTCATTTTTTCGACCGGCAGACGCAGCAGCGTTTGAACGCCTGA
- a CDS encoding DUF5060 domain-containing protein, protein MSDATVEKWGVFEAAFEGPAAGNPYLDVAFDAVFTQKSRDVRVPGFYDGNGTYRIRFMPDSEGEWSFKTRSKTAALDGRTGLLTAVAPSAGNHGPVRVRNKFHFAYADGTPFLSFGTTCYAWTHQPLEMQKQTLETLKKARFNKMRMGVFPKDYPYNVNEPLHACFESGADGRQDFDRPNPAAFQHFEKQVAALCDLGIEADIIIFHPYDRWGYADMSAAQDFRYVEYLAARLSAYRNVWWSLANEYDFLIDTKPMAQWDRYFHILEENDPYQHLRSIHNGDVTANFDHRKPWVTHTCIQNPDVKRTQEWRDAYGKPVVNDEPEYEGDILQSWGNLHAGELVHRFWITMARGGYAGHGETYSHPEDLIWWAKGGELRGEAWKRIGFLRDLLEADVKHGLEPLGIIGEWPWSRVSGARDGDGDFRLIYFGEHQPVVWSTGLPVDGADYDVDIIDTWEMTITPAEKVAAPVPHPTRHGSVVRGGKPDAAFGVKIPRKPYQALRVRRKR, encoded by the coding sequence ATGTCTGATGCAACAGTCGAAAAATGGGGTGTGTTCGAGGCCGCCTTCGAGGGGCCCGCGGCCGGAAATCCCTATCTCGACGTGGCATTCGATGCCGTGTTCACCCAGAAGAGCCGCGACGTGCGCGTGCCGGGCTTCTATGACGGCAACGGCACCTACCGCATCCGTTTCATGCCCGACAGCGAGGGCGAGTGGTCGTTCAAGACGCGCTCCAAGACCGCGGCGCTCGACGGCAGGACCGGCCTTTTGACCGCGGTGGCACCTTCGGCCGGCAATCACGGCCCGGTGCGCGTGCGCAACAAATTCCACTTCGCTTATGCCGACGGCACGCCGTTCCTCTCCTTCGGAACGACCTGCTACGCCTGGACGCACCAGCCGCTCGAGATGCAGAAGCAGACGCTGGAGACGCTGAAGAAGGCGCGTTTCAACAAGATGCGCATGGGCGTGTTTCCGAAGGACTATCCCTATAACGTCAACGAGCCACTGCACGCCTGCTTTGAAAGCGGCGCGGACGGCAGGCAGGATTTCGATCGGCCCAACCCCGCGGCCTTCCAGCATTTCGAAAAACAGGTCGCGGCCCTTTGCGACCTCGGCATCGAAGCCGATATCATCATCTTCCATCCCTATGACCGCTGGGGTTATGCCGACATGTCGGCGGCGCAGGATTTCCGCTATGTCGAATATCTCGCCGCCCGTCTTTCCGCCTATCGGAACGTCTGGTGGTCGCTCGCCAATGAATATGACTTCCTGATCGACACCAAGCCGATGGCGCAGTGGGACCGCTACTTCCACATCCTCGAGGAAAACGATCCCTACCAGCACCTGCGCTCCATCCATAATGGTGACGTGACCGCGAATTTCGATCACCGCAAGCCGTGGGTCACCCACACCTGCATTCAGAACCCCGACGTCAAGCGCACCCAGGAATGGCGCGATGCCTATGGCAAGCCTGTCGTCAATGACGAGCCGGAATACGAGGGCGACATCCTGCAGTCATGGGGCAATCTTCATGCGGGGGAACTCGTGCATCGCTTCTGGATCACCATGGCGCGCGGCGGCTATGCCGGCCATGGCGAGACCTATTCCCATCCCGAGGACCTGATCTGGTGGGCCAAGGGCGGGGAACTGCGCGGCGAGGCCTGGAAGCGGATCGGCTTCCTTCGCGACCTGCTGGAAGCAGACGTCAAGCATGGACTCGAGCCGCTCGGCATCATCGGCGAATGGCCCTGGTCGCGCGTTTCGGGCGCGCGTGACGGCGATGGCGATTTCCGGCTGATCTATTTCGGCGAGCATCAGCCGGTCGTCTGGTCCACCGGACTGCCCGTCGATGGCGCCGATTACGATGTCGATATCATCGACACCTGGGAGATGACGATCACGCCGGCCGAGAAGGTGGCGGCACCCGTTCCGCATCCGACGCGCCACGGCTCGGTCGTGCGCGGCGGCAAGCCGGATGCCGCCTTCGGCGTGAAAATCCCGCGCAAGCCGTATCAGGCGCTGCGCGTGCGCAGAAAACGCTAA
- a CDS encoding carbohydrate ABC transporter permease codes for MKRDPILIGLWITLVIVALVWVAPFVFIVFTSLKTPAAVTSTGAFMPPTELAYDNYSAAWSRGNFANSFLNSVIITVIKVPLGLFLSAMAAYALAKIKLKISKALLLIVVFGTMIPFQVMLAPLFTLVNSFGLIDTYPGVILPYIAFGVPYQVFILHGFFKGIPKELSEAALIDGATHFTIFRRIFLPVCLPVLAALLILDFVSTWNEFAMALVLLQDQHMWTLPLGLMSFQGQFSSNYGQLNAAIVMTVLPATIVYLMFQRYFVSGLTSGAVKG; via the coding sequence ATGAAGCGTGATCCCATCCTGATCGGCCTCTGGATCACGCTTGTCATCGTCGCCCTCGTCTGGGTCGCGCCTTTCGTGTTCATCGTCTTCACCTCGCTGAAGACACCGGCGGCGGTGACGAGCACCGGCGCCTTCATGCCGCCGACCGAGCTCGCCTATGACAATTACAGCGCTGCCTGGAGCCGCGGCAATTTCGCCAACTCCTTCCTCAACAGCGTCATCATCACCGTCATCAAGGTGCCGCTCGGCTTGTTTCTGTCGGCGATGGCCGCCTATGCGCTTGCCAAGATCAAGCTGAAGATCAGCAAGGCGCTGCTGCTCATCGTCGTCTTCGGCACGATGATCCCCTTCCAGGTGATGCTGGCGCCGCTCTTCACGCTCGTCAATTCCTTCGGTCTGATCGACACCTATCCCGGCGTCATCCTTCCCTATATCGCCTTCGGCGTTCCCTATCAGGTCTTCATCCTGCACGGCTTCTTCAAGGGCATTCCGAAGGAGTTGTCGGAAGCGGCGCTGATCGACGGCGCAACCCACTTCACGATCTTCCGGCGGATATTCCTGCCGGTCTGCCTGCCTGTGCTTGCCGCGCTGCTCATCCTCGATTTCGTTTCCACCTGGAACGAATTCGCCATGGCGCTGGTGCTGCTGCAGGACCAGCACATGTGGACGCTGCCGCTCGGCCTGATGTCGTTCCAGGGGCAGTTCTCCAGCAATTACGGCCAGCTCAACGCCGCGATCGTCATGACCGTCCTGCCGGCGACGATCGTCTATCTCATGTTCCAGCGCTACTTCGTCTCCGGCCTCACCTCCGGCGCCGTCAAGGGCTGA
- a CDS encoding carbohydrate ABC transporter permease — MSLRQSTHDPRMQAAILLVPALAIYAVFALYPMLNVVILSFQKWNGLDANRQFVGMANYSAIFSRDPVFWVAFRNTVIWTLMSLIFPPMVGLLLALSLNQKIFGRNGLRAVFYLPVIIAPIAVATMWKWMYDPFFGLFAQLLTSWGMQGWIKDWLGNKDIALYSVFVAYLWQTVGFSMVLFLAGLQNVSQTLVEAARIDGAGRWAVFKHVTLPALRPTITIVLVLSIISSLKAFDIVYGLTGGGPAQSTQMLALWAFTQAMQIFDFGRGAAISVVLLLITMAVVIPYLRWTQKHEEVES; from the coding sequence ATGTCACTTCGACAATCGACACATGATCCGCGTATGCAAGCGGCAATCCTGCTGGTACCGGCGCTGGCGATCTATGCGGTCTTTGCGCTCTACCCGATGCTCAATGTCGTCATCCTGAGCTTCCAGAAGTGGAACGGGCTGGACGCCAACCGGCAATTCGTGGGCATGGCCAATTATTCGGCGATCTTTTCCCGGGACCCGGTCTTCTGGGTTGCCTTCCGCAACACGGTGATCTGGACGCTGATGAGCCTGATCTTCCCGCCGATGGTCGGGCTGCTGCTGGCGCTCAGCCTTAATCAGAAAATCTTCGGCCGCAATGGCCTGAGGGCCGTCTTCTATCTACCCGTCATCATCGCGCCGATCGCCGTCGCCACCATGTGGAAGTGGATGTACGATCCCTTCTTCGGCCTGTTCGCTCAGCTGCTGACCTCCTGGGGTATGCAGGGCTGGATCAAGGACTGGCTGGGGAACAAGGATATCGCCCTCTATTCCGTTTTCGTCGCCTATCTCTGGCAGACGGTCGGCTTCTCCATGGTGCTGTTCCTGGCCGGCCTGCAGAATGTCTCGCAGACGCTGGTGGAGGCCGCGCGCATCGATGGCGCCGGCCGCTGGGCGGTGTTCAAGCATGTGACGCTGCCGGCTTTGCGCCCGACGATCACCATCGTTCTCGTTCTTTCGATCATCTCCTCGCTGAAGGCCTTCGATATCGTCTACGGCCTGACCGGCGGCGGCCCGGCCCAGTCCACCCAGATGCTGGCGCTCTGGGCCTTCACCCAGGCCATGCAGATCTTCGATTTCGGCCGGGGTGCGGCGATCTCCGTCGTGCTGCTGTTGATCACCATGGCTGTCGTCATCCCCTATCTGAGATGGACCCAGAAGCATGAGGAGGTCGAATCGTGA
- a CDS encoding ABC transporter substrate-binding protein, with the protein MLTLSAKLKTASIVAIAMASFAATPVLAEDITLWTLNFDNNAANGALKKVATDFEAANPGTHVEIVQRAVDEHKTALRVAAGSDKGPDIYFSWAGLGLGGEYVKAGLSLPLDKYYTEYKWNDELLPSAAAFADLYPGGKHGVPFTFKGEAVYYNKKLFEQAGIKEEPKTYEELLAAADKLKAAGIPAFTFGGTVNWHVMRLMDVILETKCGAEKHDALKAMTLDWTKEPCATDAFAEFAKWTKDYTLQPFMGIDNKQSYSLFTAGRAAMMLEGDWLVSQLDGSGANLDDYGIFPFPTNTERLYGFAEYNYISTKSKNPDTAAKFLDYFLSTKVQQDLLGQLSSTSVNKNVQYANQKPLEAEWLGIFQKYGKVYMNGDQAFPLDVTTEYFRVINDVASGNTEPAEAAKQLQTFIASRT; encoded by the coding sequence ATGCTGACCCTATCCGCGAAATTGAAGACTGCGAGCATCGTCGCGATTGCCATGGCGTCTTTCGCCGCGACGCCGGTTCTTGCCGAAGACATCACGCTCTGGACGCTCAACTTCGACAACAATGCCGCCAACGGCGCGCTGAAGAAGGTCGCGACGGATTTCGAAGCGGCGAATCCGGGAACGCATGTCGAGATCGTTCAGCGCGCCGTCGACGAGCACAAGACGGCGCTGCGCGTCGCGGCCGGCTCCGACAAGGGGCCTGACATCTATTTCAGTTGGGCGGGCCTTGGCCTCGGCGGCGAATATGTGAAGGCCGGCCTCTCTCTGCCGCTCGACAAATATTACACCGAATATAAATGGAACGACGAATTGCTGCCCTCGGCTGCGGCTTTCGCCGACCTTTATCCCGGCGGCAAACACGGCGTTCCCTTCACCTTCAAGGGCGAGGCCGTCTATTACAACAAGAAGCTTTTCGAACAGGCCGGCATCAAGGAAGAGCCGAAGACCTATGAGGAACTTCTGGCCGCCGCCGACAAGCTGAAAGCTGCCGGCATCCCCGCCTTCACCTTCGGTGGCACGGTCAACTGGCACGTCATGCGCCTGATGGACGTCATCCTCGAGACCAAGTGCGGCGCCGAGAAGCACGACGCGCTGAAGGCGATGACGCTGGACTGGACCAAGGAACCCTGCGCAACGGACGCCTTTGCGGAGTTTGCCAAGTGGACGAAGGACTATACGCTGCAGCCCTTCATGGGCATCGACAACAAGCAGTCCTACAGCCTCTTCACGGCCGGCCGCGCGGCGATGATGCTCGAAGGCGACTGGCTGGTTAGCCAGCTCGACGGCTCGGGCGCCAATCTCGACGATTACGGCATCTTCCCCTTCCCGACCAATACCGAGCGTCTCTATGGTTTCGCCGAGTACAATTACATCAGCACCAAGAGCAAGAATCCCGACACCGCCGCGAAATTCCTCGACTATTTCCTGTCGACGAAGGTGCAGCAGGATCTGCTCGGCCAGCTGAGCTCGACCTCGGTCAACAAGAATGTCCAATACGCCAACCAGAAGCCGCTCGAGGCGGAATGGCTGGGGATTTTCCAGAAATACGGCAAGGTCTACATGAACGGCGACCAGGCCTTCCCGCTCGATGTGACGACGGAATATTTCCGCGTCATCAATGACGTCGCCTCCGGCAACACCGAGCCGGCCGAGGCGGCCAAGCAGCTGCAGACCTTCATCGCAAGCAGAACCTGA
- the dhaL gene encoding dihydroxyacetone kinase subunit DhaL: MAITTKDLQHLFALIAGDIAAQRDHLCELDGAIGDGDHGLAMDAGCEAAAKAVGGLDPAQAAPTAVFNAAAKAFLNAVGASSGPLYATAFMRAGAAVKDKPELSDDDFVRAFAVMAQGIQERGKAEPGEKTMVDTWKPAADAALKVRASGSALAECFDMADRAARQGCEATRDLLAAKGRASRLGDRVIGHIDPGAASAAIIIASIAKFARHRDG, from the coding sequence ATGGCAATCACGACGAAAGACCTGCAGCACCTCTTTGCCCTGATCGCCGGGGATATCGCGGCGCAGCGTGATCATCTCTGCGAGCTGGACGGCGCCATCGGCGACGGAGATCATGGCCTTGCCATGGACGCCGGCTGTGAGGCCGCGGCCAAGGCCGTCGGCGGGCTCGACCCCGCGCAGGCTGCGCCGACGGCCGTCTTCAACGCGGCGGCAAAGGCATTTTTGAATGCGGTCGGCGCGTCATCGGGCCCGCTCTATGCGACGGCTTTCATGCGCGCCGGAGCCGCCGTCAAGGACAAGCCTGAACTAAGTGATGACGACTTCGTGCGGGCTTTTGCGGTGATGGCGCAAGGGATTCAAGAACGCGGCAAGGCCGAGCCCGGCGAAAAGACCATGGTCGATACCTGGAAGCCAGCGGCAGATGCGGCGCTCAAGGTCAGGGCGTCGGGATCTGCCCTTGCTGAATGCTTCGACATGGCGGACCGGGCAGCGCGCCAAGGCTGCGAAGCGACCCGGGATTTACTGGCGGCGAAGGGACGGGCATCTCGGCTTGGAGATCGGGTAATCGGCCATATCGACCCCGGTGCGGCATCGGCAGCCATCATCATCGCCTCCATCGCAAAATTCGCACGGCATCGTGATGGTTAG
- a CDS encoding dihydroxyacetone kinase subunit DhaK, translating to MKTKKLINAGADAVDEMLQGVLVAHPRHLYAVEDVPRAIIARNGPRKGKVGLVIGGGSGHEPTFLGYVGKGLADAAAIGNVFASPPPDPIIACAKAVDGGAGVLFMYGNYAGDVMNFDMAAEMLALDEIEVRTVLTTDDVASAPADQREERRGVAGNVFIFKAAGAACDLLYSFDEVERAARHANARTYTMGVALAPCSLPQTLKPNFLIGEEEMEIGMGIHGEPGVARESLKTADAVTDELMDSILREMKAERGDRVAVLVNSLGSTPMMELYIMMRRVKARLDEAGLVIHTSLVGNYCTSLEMAGASITVMHLDDELQRLIDHPCDCAMFAR from the coding sequence GTGAAGACGAAAAAGCTTATCAATGCAGGCGCAGATGCCGTCGATGAAATGCTGCAAGGCGTCCTCGTGGCGCATCCCCGGCATCTCTATGCGGTGGAGGATGTGCCGCGTGCGATCATTGCCAGAAACGGGCCACGCAAGGGCAAGGTCGGGCTGGTGATCGGCGGCGGATCCGGGCATGAACCGACATTTCTCGGTTATGTCGGCAAGGGGCTGGCGGATGCCGCCGCGATCGGCAATGTCTTCGCCTCGCCGCCGCCCGATCCGATCATCGCCTGCGCCAAGGCCGTCGACGGCGGCGCTGGCGTGCTTTTCATGTACGGCAATTATGCCGGCGACGTGATGAATTTCGATATGGCGGCGGAAATGCTGGCGCTCGACGAGATCGAGGTGCGCACCGTCTTGACCACCGACGATGTCGCCTCCGCCCCTGCCGATCAGAGGGAAGAGCGGCGCGGCGTTGCCGGCAATGTCTTCATCTTCAAGGCGGCTGGTGCTGCCTGCGATCTTCTCTATTCCTTCGACGAGGTCGAACGCGCCGCGCGCCATGCCAATGCGCGCACCTATACAATGGGCGTGGCGCTCGCGCCCTGCTCGCTGCCGCAGACTTTGAAGCCGAACTTCCTGATCGGCGAGGAGGAGATGGAGATCGGCATGGGCATTCACGGCGAACCCGGTGTTGCCCGCGAGTCGTTGAAGACGGCCGACGCGGTGACCGACGAACTGATGGACAGCATCCTCCGGGAGATGAAGGCAGAGCGGGGCGATCGCGTCGCCGTGCTCGTCAACTCGCTGGGCTCCACGCCGATGATGGAACTCTACATCATGATGCGGCGCGTCAAGGCGCGGCTCGATGAAGCCGGGCTTGTCATTCATACGTCGCTCGTCGGCAATTATTGCACTTCGCTGGAAATGGCAGGCGCGTCGATCACCGTCATGCATCTCGACGACGAGCTGCAGCGGCTGATCGATCATCCCTGCGATTGCGCCATGTTTGCGAGGTGA
- the apnL gene encoding D-apionate lactonase: MTADAFQLYGTHAVETPPVRLTARQLTADLADGNLRTIRYRGIEVLRAISYLVRDRDWGTCSPEIADLRIEQGDDRFNIAYRARCEGPEGASLIIDVRITGYPDRLDFEAEATSDTGFETNRCGFCILHSIVGVAGSSATVEHVDGRIVQTRFPDVIEPWQPFKDMRAITHQVMPDVTAECRMEGDTFEMEDQRNWSDASYKTYVRPLALPWPYKIPANQPVRQKTSLVIRDTSRSAALSAATSSGVIRLELGTRAGTMPDIGVVVTPEQADATLSALPLLSEIAPRELLFHFDPNAGHAAEALQKFAAITAAHRGRTTLEIALACKVSPASEAAEIARQMQRADFRPDAILISPSVDRQSTPPGSKWPDCPPLEEIYAAARAAFPRIRIGGGMLSYFTELNRKRVPAGEIDFVSHCTNPIVHAADDLSVMQTLEALPFITRSVRAIYGDKPYRIGPSTIPMRQNPYGSRTMDNPSGGRIPMANRDPRHNGRFAEAFALGYAIRVLDADLECLALSALTGPFGLIAGPDEPTERGGRRPLFNTVQTLSALAGASWQEGVSSSPSQVLSFVARDAGGAKIYVVNLTGEERRVDGDALAKEVRLAPFATAVLPLAD; the protein is encoded by the coding sequence ATGACGGCTGATGCCTTCCAGCTTTACGGCACCCATGCTGTGGAAACGCCGCCGGTTCGTCTGACGGCCCGACAGCTGACCGCCGATCTCGCCGATGGCAACCTGCGTACGATCCGCTACCGAGGGATCGAGGTGCTGCGGGCGATTTCCTACCTCGTTCGCGACCGGGACTGGGGCACCTGCAGCCCCGAGATCGCCGATCTCAGGATCGAGCAGGGTGACGACCGTTTCAACATCGCTTATCGGGCGCGTTGCGAGGGACCGGAGGGAGCAAGCCTAATCATCGACGTCCGCATCACGGGATATCCGGACCGGCTCGATTTCGAGGCCGAAGCCACGAGCGACACCGGCTTCGAAACCAATCGCTGCGGCTTCTGCATCCTGCATTCGATCGTCGGCGTGGCCGGCTCATCGGCAACGGTTGAACATGTCGACGGCCGGATCGTCCAGACACGATTTCCCGATGTCATCGAGCCCTGGCAGCCGTTCAAGGATATGCGCGCCATCACCCATCAGGTCATGCCTGATGTGACGGCGGAATGCCGGATGGAAGGCGACACCTTCGAAATGGAGGATCAGAGGAACTGGTCCGATGCCTCCTATAAGACCTATGTCAGGCCGCTTGCCCTGCCCTGGCCCTACAAAATTCCCGCCAACCAACCGGTTCGGCAGAAGACGTCGCTCGTGATCAGGGACACCAGCCGTTCCGCAGCGCTTTCAGCCGCGACGTCGAGCGGTGTCATAAGGCTCGAACTCGGAACACGGGCCGGCACCATGCCCGATATCGGCGTGGTCGTTACGCCGGAGCAGGCCGATGCAACGCTCTCGGCCCTTCCTCTCCTGTCGGAGATCGCGCCTCGCGAGCTTCTCTTCCATTTCGATCCGAACGCCGGACATGCCGCCGAAGCGCTGCAGAAATTTGCCGCGATCACTGCCGCTCATCGCGGCCGCACGACGCTGGAGATCGCGCTTGCCTGCAAGGTGTCACCAGCAAGCGAGGCGGCCGAGATTGCCCGCCAGATGCAGCGTGCGGACTTCCGACCGGATGCGATCCTGATCTCGCCTTCCGTCGATCGGCAGTCGACGCCGCCCGGCAGCAAATGGCCGGACTGCCCTCCCCTCGAAGAGATCTATGCCGCTGCCCGCGCCGCCTTCCCCAGGATTCGCATCGGCGGCGGCATGCTGAGCTATTTCACCGAGCTCAACCGCAAACGCGTGCCGGCTGGCGAGATCGACTTCGTCAGCCATTGCACCAACCCGATCGTGCATGCGGCCGACGATCTCAGCGTCATGCAGACATTGGAAGCGCTGCCCTTCATCACGCGATCCGTCCGCGCAATTTACGGCGACAAGCCCTATCGCATCGGCCCGTCGACGATCCCGATGCGACAGAACCCTTATGGCAGCCGCACCATGGACAATCCGTCCGGTGGGCGCATTCCGATGGCCAATCGTGACCCGCGCCACAACGGCCGTTTCGCCGAGGCCTTTGCGCTAGGCTACGCGATCCGGGTGCTGGATGCCGATCTCGAATGCCTGGCGCTTTCGGCACTGACCGGCCCGTTCGGCCTGATTGCCGGCCCTGATGAACCGACCGAACGCGGCGGGCGGCGGCCGCTCTTCAATACGGTGCAGACTTTGTCGGCACTCGCCGGCGCGTCCTGGCAGGAAGGCGTTTCGTCTTCGCCCTCCCAGGTGCTGTCTTTCGTGGCGCGGGATGCCGGCGGCGCCAAGATCTACGTGGTCAATCTGACCGGCGAAGAGCGACGGGTCGACGGCGACGCCTTGGCCAAAGAGGTGCGGCTCGCACCATTCGCCACCGCGGTCTTGCCGCTCGCGGATTGA